The proteins below come from a single Streptomyces sp. B3I8 genomic window:
- a CDS encoding aldehyde dehydrogenase (NADP(+)), with the protein MAAAPVWSVDPRTGKQREQVAVEATAQEVDAAVRAAHEARGALADRAVRAAFLRSAAQRLEDAKDTLIEVADAESALGPVRLTGELARTCFQLRAFAGIVDEGAFLDVVINHPDDTTVPPTPDLRRYKLPLGVVAVYSASNFPFAFSVAGGDTASALAAGCPVVVKSHPDHPALSELVAKVLRRAAAEHGIPEGVLGLVHGFEAGVELVKHPLVAAAGFTGSVRGGRALFDAAAARPVPIPFHGELGSLNPVVVTEAAAEERAEAIGTGLAGSMTMGVGQFCTKPGFVLAPAGEAGDRLLKSLIDGVSDTDAGVLLDHRMRDHFLAGIEERTRLADVESPVTPGAGGEHTVSAGFLTVPASRLAAEGAYDVLIEECFGPVTVVARYESADEVTAVLSRLPGNLTATLHLSEAEGAGEGRGAELLAELTPLAGRVLVDGWPTGVAVAPSQHHGGPYPATTSTSTSVGGTAIERWLRPVAYQGVPEALLPVELRDANEAGVPRRFNGRLER; encoded by the coding sequence GTGGCAGCAGCACCAGTCTGGAGTGTCGACCCCCGTACCGGGAAGCAGCGCGAGCAGGTTGCGGTGGAGGCCACGGCCCAGGAGGTGGACGCCGCCGTCCGCGCCGCGCACGAGGCGCGCGGCGCCCTGGCCGACCGCGCCGTGCGCGCGGCGTTCCTGCGGAGCGCCGCCCAGCGGCTGGAGGACGCCAAGGACACGCTCATCGAGGTCGCCGACGCCGAGAGCGCGCTCGGCCCGGTCCGGCTCACCGGCGAGCTCGCCCGGACCTGCTTCCAGCTCCGGGCCTTCGCCGGCATCGTCGACGAGGGCGCCTTCCTCGACGTGGTGATCAACCACCCCGACGACACGACCGTGCCGCCCACCCCCGACCTGCGCCGCTACAAGCTGCCGCTCGGAGTCGTCGCCGTCTACTCGGCGTCCAACTTCCCCTTCGCGTTCTCCGTCGCCGGCGGCGACACGGCGAGCGCGCTCGCGGCCGGCTGCCCCGTGGTGGTCAAGTCCCACCCCGACCACCCGGCCCTGTCCGAGCTGGTCGCCAAGGTGCTGCGCCGCGCCGCCGCCGAGCACGGCATCCCCGAGGGCGTGCTCGGCCTGGTGCACGGCTTCGAGGCCGGCGTCGAGCTCGTCAAGCACCCGCTGGTCGCCGCCGCCGGATTCACCGGCTCCGTACGCGGCGGCCGGGCCCTCTTCGACGCGGCGGCCGCCCGCCCCGTGCCGATCCCGTTCCACGGCGAGCTCGGCTCCCTCAACCCCGTCGTCGTCACCGAGGCGGCGGCCGAGGAGCGGGCCGAGGCGATCGGCACCGGGCTGGCCGGCTCGATGACGATGGGCGTCGGCCAGTTCTGCACCAAGCCGGGCTTCGTCCTCGCCCCCGCCGGCGAGGCGGGCGACCGGCTGCTGAAGTCGCTCATCGACGGCGTCAGCGACACCGACGCCGGGGTGCTCCTCGACCACCGGATGCGGGACCACTTCCTCGCCGGGATCGAGGAGCGCACGCGACTGGCCGACGTGGAGAGCCCGGTGACGCCGGGCGCGGGCGGCGAGCACACGGTCAGCGCCGGGTTCCTCACCGTCCCGGCGAGCCGGCTGGCCGCCGAGGGCGCCTACGACGTGCTGATCGAGGAGTGCTTCGGACCGGTGACGGTCGTCGCCCGCTACGAAAGCGCCGACGAGGTCACCGCGGTCCTCTCCCGCCTCCCGGGCAACCTCACCGCCACGCTGCACCTGTCCGAGGCGGAGGGCGCCGGCGAGGGCCGGGGCGCCGAGCTCCTCGCGGAGCTGACGCCGCTGGCGGGGCGCGTGCTGGTCGACGGCTGGCCGACGGGGGTGGCCGTCGCGCCCTCGCAGCACCACGGCGGGCCGTACCCGGCGACGACGTCGACGTCCACGTCGGTGGGCGGCACGGCGATCGAACGGTGGCTGCGGCCGGTGGCGTACCAGGGGGTGCCGGAGGCGCTGCTGCCGGTGGAGCTGCGGGACGCGAACGAGGCGGGGGTGCCGCGGCGGTTCAACGGGCGGCTGGAGCGGTGA
- a CDS encoding IclR family transcriptional regulator, whose protein sequence is MSAGETGGGAQVKSAVRTVELLEYFAGRPGMHSLAAVQEAVGYPKSSLYMLLRTLVDLGWVETDATGTRYGIGVRALLVGTSYIDGDEVVALARPTLDRLSDDTTETIHLARLDGTNVVYLATRQSQHYLRPFTRVGRRLPAHSTSLGKALLSTYSDEQVRGLLPETLPALTEHTITDREKLIEELHQIREQGISVDREENTLGLRCFGVAIPYRTPARDAISCSVPVARLTPAHEQLVQDALFDARDRLTLATRRL, encoded by the coding sequence ATGTCGGCAGGCGAGACGGGCGGCGGGGCACAGGTCAAGTCCGCGGTACGGACGGTTGAGCTGCTCGAATACTTCGCCGGACGGCCCGGCATGCACTCCCTGGCCGCCGTGCAGGAGGCGGTCGGATACCCCAAGTCCAGCCTCTACATGCTGCTGCGCACCCTGGTGGACCTCGGCTGGGTGGAGACCGACGCGACCGGCACGCGGTACGGCATCGGCGTACGGGCACTGCTGGTCGGTACGTCGTACATCGACGGCGACGAGGTGGTGGCGCTGGCCCGCCCGACCCTGGACCGGCTCTCGGACGACACCACGGAGACCATCCACCTGGCCCGGCTCGACGGCACCAACGTGGTCTACCTCGCCACCCGCCAGTCGCAGCACTACCTGCGTCCCTTCACCCGGGTCGGCCGTCGGCTGCCCGCGCACTCCACCTCGCTCGGCAAGGCGCTGCTGTCCACGTACAGCGACGAGCAGGTGCGGGGGCTGCTTCCCGAGACGCTGCCGGCGCTGACCGAGCACACGATCACGGACCGGGAGAAGCTCATCGAGGAGCTGCACCAGATCCGCGAGCAGGGCATCTCCGTCGACCGTGAGGAGAACACACTGGGGCTGCGCTGCTTCGGTGTGGCGATCCCGTACCGCACGCCCGCCCGGGACGCGATCAGCTGCTCGGTGCCGGTGGCGCGGCTGACGCCGGCGCACGAACAACTGGTGCAGGACGCGCTGTTCGACGCGCGCGACCGGCTGACCCTGGCCACGCGCCGCCTCTGA
- a CDS encoding HAD family acid phosphatase — translation MNKPLRTTAVAAACTVAAAALYGAGAATAGQSTADSTHEPYNIGLLTKDIDTYYGTALDADRVYQASPDSPYAKDLARVDAQAKRYLDKVARGAKHGRVKPAVVFDIDDTLLLSLDYEKKNNYGYNSATWAEYVNRADRPEVFGSPALVRYAEKKGVEVFYNSGLNEAQRTAAVDNLKKVGADVNLDAAHMFLKDVANPPAYLRGCATPGAWKCTTVEYKSGTRKHIESLGYDVVANFGDQYSDLEGGYADKKYKLPNPTYFVQ, via the coding sequence ATGAATAAGCCACTCCGCACCACGGCCGTCGCCGCCGCCTGTACCGTCGCCGCCGCCGCGCTCTACGGTGCCGGTGCCGCCACCGCCGGGCAGTCCACGGCCGATTCCACCCACGAGCCGTACAACATCGGGCTGCTGACCAAGGACATCGACACCTACTACGGCACCGCGCTCGACGCCGACCGCGTCTACCAGGCGTCCCCGGACAGCCCCTACGCCAAGGACCTCGCCCGCGTCGACGCCCAGGCGAAGCGGTACCTGGACAAGGTGGCCCGCGGGGCGAAGCACGGGCGCGTGAAGCCGGCCGTCGTCTTCGACATCGACGACACGCTGCTGCTCAGCCTCGACTACGAGAAGAAGAACAACTACGGCTACAACAGCGCCACCTGGGCCGAGTACGTCAACCGGGCCGACCGACCGGAGGTCTTCGGCAGCCCCGCCCTCGTGCGGTACGCCGAGAAGAAGGGCGTCGAGGTCTTCTACAACTCGGGCCTGAACGAGGCGCAGCGCACCGCCGCCGTCGACAACCTGAAGAAGGTCGGCGCCGACGTCAACCTGGACGCCGCCCACATGTTCCTCAAGGACGTGGCCAACCCGCCGGCGTACCTGCGCGGTTGTGCCACCCCGGGCGCGTGGAAGTGCACCACAGTCGAGTACAAGTCCGGCACCCGCAAGCACATCGAGTCCCTCGGGTACGACGTCGTCGCCAACTTCGGCGACCAGTACTCCGACCTGGAGGGCGGTTACGCCGACAAGAAGTACAAGCTGCCGAACCCGACGTACTTCGTGCAGTAG
- a CDS encoding TIGR03086 family metal-binding protein has translation MDATTVDLGPQTVIIARLAEGVADERLDGPTPCPEYSVGGMLGHLLGLSVAFREAGRKRLGAMTDSAPDPAASRLPSGWRAELPKALDELAAVWREPEAWSGMTRAGGVDLPGAVAGAVVADELVIHGWDLARATGQEYEPDEAALRAAYGLLAGAAEKAGEGRGMFGHVVAVPEGAPLLDRAVGLSGRMPDWRP, from the coding sequence ATGGATGCCACCACCGTCGACCTGGGCCCGCAGACCGTGATCATCGCGCGACTCGCGGAGGGCGTGGCCGACGAACGGCTCGACGGTCCGACGCCCTGCCCCGAGTACTCGGTGGGGGGCATGCTGGGCCATCTCCTCGGGCTTTCCGTCGCCTTCCGCGAGGCCGGACGCAAGCGGCTCGGTGCCATGACGGACAGCGCCCCGGACCCGGCCGCCTCGCGGCTTCCGTCCGGCTGGCGGGCGGAGTTGCCGAAGGCGCTGGACGAACTGGCCGCCGTGTGGCGGGAGCCGGAGGCGTGGAGCGGCATGACACGGGCGGGTGGAGTGGACCTGCCGGGGGCGGTCGCGGGGGCCGTGGTGGCGGACGAACTGGTGATTCACGGCTGGGACCTGGCGCGGGCCACGGGGCAGGAGTACGAGCCCGACGAGGCGGCGCTGCGGGCGGCGTACGGGCTGCTCGCGGGCGCGGCGGAGAAGGCGGGCGAGGGGCGCGGGATGTTCGGGCACGTCGTCGCGGTGCCGGAGGGAGCGCCCCTGCTCGACCGGGCGGTCGGCCTGAGTGGCCGTATGCCGGACTGGCGCCCGTAG
- a CDS encoding NAD(P)-dependent oxidoreductase, with amino-acid sequence MPAPRTVLLTGAAGGLGTLMRELLPGHGYALRLFDVRPIEGEPDAIVADLADREAVREAVRGVDAVLHLAGISVESTFEKILAANIEGTYHLYEAVREEGVGRVVFASSNHAVGYTPAPRDGEPLVPVGTPRRPDTFYGLSKAFGEDLAQLYWDKHGVETVSVRIGSCFREPSDVRMLSLWLSPEDGARLFHAALTAEGVGHTVVYGSSANTRLWWDLGSARALGYAPRDDSERFAPALLAEHGELSPDNPAHTHVGGRFLTDPPLWAH; translated from the coding sequence ATGCCCGCTCCCCGCACCGTTCTGCTCACCGGCGCCGCCGGCGGGCTCGGCACACTGATGCGGGAGTTGCTGCCCGGTCACGGCTACGCGCTGAGGCTGTTCGACGTCCGCCCGATCGAGGGCGAACCGGACGCGATCGTCGCCGATCTCGCCGACCGGGAGGCCGTGCGGGAAGCGGTGCGCGGTGTCGACGCCGTGCTGCACCTCGCGGGAATCTCCGTGGAGTCCACCTTCGAGAAGATCCTGGCGGCCAACATCGAGGGCACGTACCACCTGTACGAGGCGGTGCGGGAGGAGGGCGTGGGGCGCGTCGTGTTCGCCTCCTCCAATCACGCGGTCGGGTACACGCCGGCGCCGAGGGACGGGGAGCCGCTGGTCCCGGTGGGCACGCCGCGTCGCCCCGACACCTTCTACGGACTGTCCAAGGCCTTCGGCGAGGACCTCGCGCAGCTCTACTGGGACAAACACGGGGTGGAGACCGTCTCCGTGCGCATCGGCTCCTGCTTCCGGGAGCCGTCGGACGTGCGCATGCTGTCCCTCTGGCTGAGCCCCGAGGACGGCGCGCGCCTCTTCCACGCGGCGCTGACGGCCGAGGGCGTGGGGCACACGGTGGTCTACGGCTCCTCGGCCAACACGCGCCTGTGGTGGGACCTGGGCAGCGCGCGGGCGCTGGGCTACGCACCGCGCGACGACTCCGAGAGGTTCGCCCCGGCGCTGCTGGCCGAGCACGGCGAGCTCTCCCCCGACAACCCCGCCCACACCCACGTCGGCGGCCGCTTCCTGACCGACCCCCCGCTCTGGGCCCACTGA
- a CDS encoding DeoR/GlpR family DNA-binding transcription regulator, producing the protein MTTRSAEERQREIVTVARRTGSVDVAALATRLGVAKETVRRDLRALEDHGLVRRTHGGAYPVESAGFETTLAFRATSHVPEKRRIASAAAELLGDAETVFVDEGFTPQLIAEALPRDRPLTVVTASLATAGVLADAGNISVLLLGGRVRPGTLATVDHWTTKMLAGFVIDLAYIGANGISREYGLTTPDPAVSEVKTQAIRASRRTVFTGVHTKFGAVSFCRFAEVGALEAIVTSTLLPASEAHRYSLLGPQVIRV; encoded by the coding sequence ATGACGACACGATCGGCCGAGGAGCGGCAGCGCGAGATCGTGACGGTCGCCCGCCGCACCGGCTCCGTGGACGTCGCCGCCCTCGCCACCCGGCTGGGCGTCGCCAAGGAGACCGTCCGCCGCGACCTGCGCGCGCTGGAGGACCACGGTCTGGTCCGCCGCACCCACGGCGGCGCCTACCCCGTGGAGAGCGCCGGCTTCGAGACGACGCTCGCCTTCCGTGCCACCAGCCACGTCCCCGAGAAGCGCCGGATCGCTTCGGCCGCCGCGGAACTGCTCGGCGACGCGGAGACCGTCTTCGTCGACGAGGGGTTCACCCCGCAGCTCATCGCCGAGGCGCTGCCCCGCGACCGCCCGCTCACCGTGGTCACCGCCTCCCTGGCTACGGCCGGCGTCCTGGCCGACGCGGGGAACATCAGCGTCCTGCTCCTCGGCGGCCGGGTGCGTCCCGGCACGCTCGCCACCGTGGACCACTGGACGACGAAGATGCTGGCCGGATTCGTCATCGACCTGGCCTACATCGGTGCCAACGGCATCTCCCGCGAGTACGGACTCACCACCCCCGATCCGGCTGTCAGCGAGGTCAAGACCCAGGCGATCCGCGCCTCCCGGCGCACGGTGTTCACCGGCGTGCACACCAAGTTCGGCGCGGTGAGCTTCTGCCGCTTCGCGGAGGTCGGCGCGCTGGAGGCGATCGTCACGAGCACCCTGCTGCCGGCCTCCGAGGCCCACCGGTATTCCCTGCTGGGCCCGCAGGTCATCCGCGTCTGA
- a CDS encoding sugar ABC transporter substrate-binding protein produces MRTQSRRRPRVTLAMAAAGTLLAPLLSGCWVGAGGSGSGGDSVNVLMVNNPQMVELQKLTAAHFTKETGIKVNFTVLPENDVRDKISQDFANQAGQYDVATLSNYEIPIYARNGWLHEMNSYVAKDPSYDEKDVLKPMRQSLTGDDGKLYGQPFYGESSFLMYRKDVFAAKGLKMPAHPTWDQVADLAAKADGARSGMKGICLRGLPGWGEIMAPLTTVVNTFGGTWFDKDWKARLTDPAFEKATKFYVDLVRAHGESGAPQSGFAECLNNLTQGKVAMWYDATSAAGSLEADKSPVKGKIGYAPAPVEKTGSSGWLYTWAWGMQKASRNTDKAWKFVSWASSKEYEQLVGDTSGWSNVPAGKRASTYENPDYRAEAGAFQEMTREAIENARPNDPGVQPRPAPGIQFVGIPEFTDLGTKVSQEISAAIAGRQSVESALKKSQKLAEQISEEYEGR; encoded by the coding sequence ATGCGCACCCAGAGCCGACGGAGGCCGCGAGTCACGCTCGCCATGGCCGCCGCGGGAACGCTGCTCGCACCGCTGCTCTCCGGCTGCTGGGTCGGAGCGGGCGGATCCGGTTCCGGCGGTGACTCCGTCAACGTCCTGATGGTCAACAACCCCCAGATGGTGGAGTTGCAGAAGCTGACCGCCGCCCACTTCACCAAGGAGACCGGCATCAAGGTGAACTTCACCGTGCTGCCGGAGAACGACGTCCGCGACAAGATCAGCCAGGACTTCGCCAACCAGGCCGGCCAGTACGACGTGGCGACCCTCTCCAACTACGAGATACCGATCTACGCCCGCAACGGCTGGCTGCACGAGATGAACTCGTACGTGGCCAAGGACCCGTCGTACGACGAGAAGGACGTCCTCAAGCCGATGCGCCAGTCGCTCACCGGCGACGACGGCAAGCTCTACGGCCAGCCCTTCTACGGCGAGTCGTCGTTCCTCATGTACCGCAAGGACGTGTTCGCGGCGAAGGGCCTGAAGATGCCCGCGCACCCCACCTGGGACCAGGTGGCGGACCTCGCCGCGAAGGCGGACGGCGCGAGGTCCGGGATGAAGGGCATCTGCCTGCGCGGACTGCCCGGCTGGGGCGAGATCATGGCGCCGCTGACGACGGTGGTGAACACCTTCGGCGGCACCTGGTTCGACAAGGACTGGAAGGCCCGGCTCACCGACCCCGCCTTCGAGAAGGCGACAAAGTTCTACGTCGACCTCGTACGCGCCCACGGCGAGTCCGGCGCCCCGCAGTCCGGCTTCGCCGAGTGCCTGAACAACCTCACCCAGGGCAAGGTCGCCATGTGGTACGACGCCACCTCCGCGGCCGGTTCCCTGGAGGCGGACAAGTCCCCGGTCAAGGGCAAGATCGGCTACGCGCCGGCGCCGGTCGAGAAGACCGGGTCCTCGGGCTGGCTCTACACCTGGGCCTGGGGCATGCAGAAGGCCTCCCGCAACACCGACAAGGCGTGGAAGTTCGTCTCGTGGGCCTCCAGCAAGGAGTACGAGCAGCTCGTCGGTGACACCAGCGGCTGGTCCAACGTGCCGGCCGGCAAGCGCGCGTCGACGTACGAGAACCCCGACTACCGCGCGGAGGCGGGCGCCTTCCAGGAAATGACCCGCGAGGCCATCGAGAACGCCCGCCCCAATGACCCCGGCGTCCAGCCGCGGCCCGCGCCCGGCATCCAGTTCGTCGGCATTCCCGAGTTCACCGATCTCGGCACCAAGGTCTCGCAGGAGATCAGCGCGGCCATCGCCGGACGCCAGTCCGTCGAGTCGGCCCTGAAGAAGTCCCAGAAGCTCGCCGAGCAGATCTCCGAGGAGTACGAGGGACGATGA
- a CDS encoding carbohydrate ABC transporter permease: protein MTATTAAPVAASPAHNVKQPSARLRAWATRAPLLPALIFMIAVTQLPFVATLVISFFDWNALYPKARKFTGVDNYQQVLTDADLRHSVWTTILLTVAVVLVSLVLGLALALLLDRKFPGRGVVRTLLIAPFLVVPVAAALLWKHVLYNPEYGLLNGLLHYVGGPQPDWISNTPLLAVEASLVWQWTPFMMLILLAGLQSRDHQQIEAAKVDGASGWQIFVHLTLPHLRRYLELGALLGSIYIVQNFDAVFTITSGGLGTANLPYTVYQSFYQAHENGLASAAGVLVVIGSLIIATFALRVVSSLFREEVSRA, encoded by the coding sequence ATGACCGCCACCACCGCGGCCCCCGTGGCCGCCTCCCCCGCGCACAACGTGAAACAGCCCTCCGCGCGGCTGCGCGCCTGGGCCACCCGGGCACCGCTGCTGCCCGCCCTGATCTTCATGATCGCCGTGACCCAGCTCCCGTTCGTGGCCACGCTGGTGATCTCCTTCTTCGACTGGAACGCGCTCTACCCCAAGGCCCGCAAGTTCACCGGCGTCGACAACTACCAGCAGGTCCTCACCGACGCCGACCTGCGGCACTCGGTGTGGACGACGATCCTGCTGACCGTCGCCGTCGTCCTGGTCAGCCTGGTCCTCGGCCTCGCGCTCGCCCTGCTGCTGGACCGGAAGTTCCCCGGCCGGGGCGTGGTGCGCACGCTGCTGATCGCCCCCTTCCTGGTGGTCCCCGTCGCGGCGGCGCTGCTGTGGAAGCACGTGCTCTACAACCCCGAGTACGGCCTGCTCAACGGGCTGCTGCACTACGTGGGCGGTCCGCAGCCGGACTGGATCTCCAACACGCCGCTGCTCGCCGTCGAGGCCTCGCTGGTGTGGCAGTGGACGCCCTTCATGATGCTGATCCTGCTGGCCGGCCTGCAGAGCCGCGACCACCAGCAGATCGAGGCGGCCAAGGTGGACGGCGCGAGCGGCTGGCAGATCTTCGTCCATCTGACACTGCCGCACCTGCGCCGCTACCTCGAACTGGGCGCCCTGCTCGGCTCGATCTACATCGTGCAGAACTTCGACGCGGTCTTCACCATCACGTCCGGCGGCCTGGGCACCGCCAACCTGCCGTACACCGTCTACCAGAGCTTCTACCAGGCGCACGAGAACGGCCTCGCCTCGGCGGCCGGCGTCCTGGTGGTCATCGGCTCCCTGATCATCGCCACCTTCGCGCTGCGCGTGGTGTCGTCCCTGTTCCGCGAGGAGGTGTCCCGCGCATGA
- a CDS encoding carbohydrate ABC transporter permease codes for MSATASRVRPSRTAGETGGAKRPGRTRGAGLGLLAWVLGVLFFLPIAWMALTSFHSEADAATNPPSFAAALTLDGYRDFFGVGGGASPWPALINSAVASIASTLLVLILSFPAAYALSINRVRKWTDVLFFFLSTKMLPAVAGLLPIYLFAKNVGMLDNIWLLVILYTSMNLPIAVWMMQSFLAEVPVAVIEAARVDGARLPTVLTRVVAPIALPGIAATSLICFIFSWNELLFARVLTGVAAETAPVFLTGFITSQGLFLAKVCAASLVVSLPVLAAGFAAQDKLVQGLSLGAVK; via the coding sequence ATGAGCGCCACCGCAAGTCGCGTACGACCGTCCCGGACCGCCGGCGAGACCGGCGGCGCCAAGCGCCCCGGACGGACCCGGGGGGCCGGCCTGGGTCTGCTGGCCTGGGTGCTGGGAGTGCTGTTCTTCCTGCCCATCGCCTGGATGGCGCTGACCTCCTTCCACTCGGAGGCCGACGCCGCGACCAACCCGCCGTCCTTCGCGGCCGCGCTCACCCTCGACGGCTACCGGGACTTCTTCGGCGTCGGCGGCGGGGCCAGCCCCTGGCCCGCGCTGATCAACTCGGCGGTGGCGTCGATCGCGTCGACGCTCCTCGTCCTGATCCTGTCCTTCCCGGCGGCCTACGCGCTCTCCATCAACCGGGTACGCAAGTGGACCGACGTGCTGTTCTTCTTCCTGTCGACGAAGATGCTGCCGGCGGTGGCGGGTCTGCTGCCGATCTACCTCTTCGCCAAGAACGTCGGCATGCTCGACAACATCTGGCTGCTCGTCATCCTCTACACCTCCATGAACCTGCCGATCGCGGTGTGGATGATGCAGTCCTTCCTCGCCGAGGTGCCGGTCGCGGTGATCGAGGCGGCCCGGGTGGACGGGGCGCGGCTGCCGACAGTCCTCACCCGCGTGGTGGCCCCGATCGCGCTGCCGGGCATCGCCGCCACCTCCCTGATCTGCTTCATCTTCAGCTGGAACGAACTGCTGTTTGCGCGGGTGCTGACGGGTGTGGCCGCCGAGACCGCGCCCGTCTTCCTGACCGGCTTCATCACCAGCCAGGGCCTGTTCCTGGCCAAGGTGTGCGCCGCGTCGCTCGTCGTCTCCCTGCCGGTGCTCGCCGCGGGGTTCGCCGCCCAGGACAAGCTGGTCCAGGGCCTGTCGTTGGGAGCAGTGAAATGA
- a CDS encoding zinc-dependent alcohol dehydrogenase family protein: MKAAVIESVGRAVVTEVPDPTPGPREVVVEVAACGLCGTDLHILQGEFAPKLPIVPGHEFAGEVVGVGAQVTEVSVGDRVAVDPSLYCYECHYCRSGHNNMCERWAAIGVTTAGGAAQYAVAPVANCVKLPEHVRTQDAALIEPLSCAVRGYDVLKSQLGAHVLIYGSGTMGLMMLELAKRTGAASVDIVDINPARLETARRLGVSGTAGNADELDRPRGWELVVDATGNAAAIQDGLGRVAKAGTFLQFGVADYATRVEIDPYRIYNQEITITGSMAVLHSYERAAELFAGGVLNPEIFISDRLPLTDYPKALEQFAAGVGRKIVVVP, translated from the coding sequence ATGAAGGCCGCCGTCATCGAGTCCGTGGGCCGCGCCGTCGTCACCGAGGTGCCGGATCCGACGCCGGGCCCGCGCGAGGTCGTCGTCGAGGTGGCCGCGTGCGGACTGTGCGGCACCGATCTGCACATCCTCCAGGGCGAGTTCGCGCCGAAGCTGCCGATCGTGCCCGGGCACGAGTTCGCGGGCGAGGTGGTCGGGGTCGGCGCCCAGGTCACCGAGGTCTCGGTCGGCGACCGGGTGGCGGTGGACCCCTCCCTCTACTGCTACGAGTGCCACTACTGCCGCAGCGGGCACAACAACATGTGCGAGCGGTGGGCCGCGATCGGTGTGACGACGGCGGGCGGCGCCGCGCAGTACGCGGTGGCGCCGGTGGCGAACTGCGTCAAGCTCCCCGAGCACGTCCGCACGCAGGACGCGGCGCTCATCGAGCCGCTCTCCTGCGCGGTGCGCGGCTACGACGTCCTGAAGTCGCAGCTCGGCGCACACGTCCTGATCTACGGGTCCGGGACGATGGGCCTGATGATGCTGGAGCTGGCCAAGCGGACGGGGGCGGCGAGCGTGGACATCGTCGACATCAACCCGGCGCGGCTGGAGACGGCGCGGCGGCTGGGGGTGTCGGGGACGGCCGGCAACGCGGACGAGCTGGACCGGCCGCGGGGCTGGGAGCTGGTGGTCGACGCGACGGGGAACGCGGCGGCGATCCAGGACGGGCTGGGGAGGGTCGCGAAGGCGGGGACGTTCCTCCAGTTCGGGGTCGCGGACTACGCCACGCGGGTGGAGATCGATCCGTACCGGATCTACAACCAGGAGATCACCATCACCGGCTCGATGGCGGTGCTGCACAGTTACGAGCGGGCGGCGGAGCTGTTCGCCGGCGGCGTGCTGAACCCGGAGATCTTCATCAGCGACCGGCTCCCGCTGACGGACTACCCGAAGGCACTGGAACAGTTCGCGGCAGGCGTCGGCCGGAAGATCGTGGTGGTCCCGTAG